Proteins from a single region of Rana temporaria chromosome 5, aRanTem1.1, whole genome shotgun sequence:
- the PEG10 gene encoding retrotransposon-derived protein PEG10, with amino-acid sequence MQELCRHLEGLTQAVRTLQEGYTRLENRVQALSVPAPTAAAAGNATSPSVIMLPPEPKVPTPERFSGDRSKYRAFRNACELFFALQPRTFSLEATKVGFVISLLSGEPQAWAHRLLEQKSTSLDTLTTFFQAMSLLYEDPHQAATAEAALHALQQGRRPAEDYVSEFRRWSSDTSWNDSALCYQFRLGLSDSLKDELARVGVPETLDALINLAVQIDRRLRERRSERTTGPSRPVWMLPRVPSFANSAPPVPMTSSPPDTSEPMQLGLLRPSLTPEERQRQRSNNLCLYCGESGHFVRSCPAKLRKSLFLSSVHLPAFPKNCSTHLAVSVVFQLPGRNIPVHAIIDSGACSGFLDQSFATRHRIPLRYKTIGLSLHLADGSALKSGPVVQETLPLATTIADIHHELLCLDIIESPIFPVILGMPWLQAHNPQINWLSGEITLNSPYCRQHCLQVSPSSSPLLCMDSDPESRQVLPSAYHDFLDVFSKKGAETLPPHRAYDCPIELLPGAEIPFGRIFPLTGLELENLKTYIDENLRKGFIRPSTSPAGAGIFFVEKKDHSLRPCVDYRELNKVTIKNRYPLPLVPELFQRLGAAVIFTKLDLRGAYNLVRIRDGDEWKTAFRTRFGHFEYLVMPFGLCNAPATFQHFVNDIFRDYLDLFVIVYLDDILIFSPSLSKHREHVRCVLGRLRLHGLYAKPEKCEFERQDIQFLGLIISVEGIKMDPQKVSAILDWPAPKDKKGVQRFVGFANFYRKFIRGFSSIIAPITSLTKQASRFQWSPEAQSAFEKLKDLFVSASILRHPDASLPYILEVDASETAVGAILSQRQGPKALLHPVAFFSRKLSEPERNYGVGDRELLAIKAALEEWRYLLEGAAHPILIYTDHKNLEYLKSAKRLKPRQARWALFFTRFVFHITYRPGSKNSKPDALSRMYGDSEISTPPDTILSFKNFLLLQEDLLSQIKQASSSLPPLPSLDLQLKDGLLWHQDRIFVPEGVRVTVLRFCHDHKLAGHFGVHKTSELLQRTFWWPQLLTDCRKYVESCATCIRNKGSKSRAWGLLKPLSVPERPWKMISMDFIVELPRSEGFTTIFVVVDRLSKMAHFLPMRGTPSASETARMFIKEIVRLHGVPANIVSDRGVQFTSRFWRALCEALNIGLSFSSAYHPQSNGQTERTNQTVEQYLRCFSSFSQEDWASLLPLAEFAYNNSIHSATRQSPFYANYGFHPLFMSNSVPESTVPAVQETLNFFSTNNKILQETMTKTQEYNKEVFDRKRRGELNLEPGDQVWLSTQNLKLACPSKKLGPKFLGPFPVKRKINNVAYELELPESFRIHPVFHVTLLKPDVPDPFPQRDTGPPEPVLVDGEEEFEVEAILDCRKRGGQIQFLVKWKGYGPEDNSWEPECNIHAERLVQSFKDAHPLKLSQLGIRRLPIGGGQCHEQSRPLDGSSGTLARAGARTRNRGAIAAHSRTPVPKVNFSCFGRPVGN; translated from the exons aTGCAGGAACTCTGCCGTCACCTTGAGGGACTAACCCAGGCGGTCCGAACCCTGCAAGAGGGTTATACAAGATTGGAGAACCGCGTCCAGGCCTTATCAGTTCCAGCTCCCACTGCTGCAGCCGCGGGTAATGCCACCTCACCTTCTGTGATCATGTTGCCACCAGAGCCCAAGGTCCCTACACCGGAGAGGTTTTCAGGGGATCGGAGCAAATATCGTGCCTTCCGGAACGCCTGTGAACTATTCTTTGCCCTGCAGCCGAGGACCTTTTCCTTGGAGGCCACCAAGGTGGGGTTCGTGATCTCACTTCTATCCGGAGAACCACAGGCTTGGGCCCATCGCCTTCTGGAACAAAAGAGCACTTCCCTGGACACCCTAACCACCTTCTTTCAAGCTATGTCCTTGCTTTACGAGGATCCACATCAAGCTGCCACCGCTGAGGCCGCCCTACATGCCCTccaacagggtcgcagaccagcagaggactatgtgtcTGAGTTTCGAAGATGGAGCTCAGACACCAGCTGGAATGATTCGGCCCTTTGCTACCAGTTCCGCCTTGGCCTCTCGGATTCACTTAAGGACGAGTTGGCTCGGGTAGGTGTCCCTGAGACTTTAGACGCCTTAATTAATTTGGCAGTCCAGATTGACAGACGCCTGAGAGAACGCCGGTCTGAACGAACCACCGGTCCGTCACGTCCAGTCTGGATGTTGCCGCGGGTACCCTCCTTCGCTAACTCAGCTCCACCGGTCCCAATGACCTCTTCACCACCCGACACttcggaacccatgcagctggggctccTTCGTCCATCTCTTACCCCAGAAGAGCGCCAACGTCAAAGAAGCAATAATCTGTGCCTATACTGCGGGGAATCCGGACATTTCGTGAGATCCTGCCCGGCGAAGCTTCGTAAGTCCCTCTTTTTGTCGTCTGTCCATTTACCCGCTTTCCCCAAGAATTGCTCAACTCATCTGGCTGTCTCCGTTGTCTTTCAGCTCCCCGGAAGGAATATTCCGGTCCACGCCATAATTGATTCCGGAGCGTGCAGTGGTTTCTTGGACCAGTCCTTCGCCACCAGACACCGTATTCCTCTGCGTTATAAGACTATTGGACTTTCTCTACATCTTGCAGACGGATCTGCCTTAAAATCCGGGCCGGTTGTCCAAGAGACTTTGCCTCTGGCTACAACAATTGCCGACATCCACCACGAACTTCTGTGCCTAGATATTATCGAGTCACCCATATTTCCTGTTATCTTAGGTATGCCGTGGCTACAAGCCCACAACCCACAGATCAACTGGCTCTCTGGGGAAATTACCCTCAACTCTCCTTACTGTCGTCAACATTGCCTGCAAGTATCACCCTCCTCGTCTCCCCTGCTCTGCATGGACTCTGACCCTGAAAGTCGTCAAGTTCTTCCTAGTGCATACCACGACTTCCTGGACGTGTTCAGTAAGAAGGGAGCTGAGACCCTTCCTCCGCATAGGGCCTACGACTGCCCGATAGAGCTCCTCCCAGGagctgaaattccctttgggagAATCTTCCCCTTGACAGGACTTGAGCTTGAGAACCTAAAAACTTACATTGATGAAAATCTCAGGAAGGGGTTCATTCGCCCATCCACCTCTCCGGCAGgggctgggattttttttgtagaGAAGAAAGACCACTCCCTCCGCCCCTGTGTGGATTACAGGGAATTGAACAAAGTGACTATTAAAAATCGGTACCCGCTACCCTTGGTACCTGAGTTATTCCAACGCTTGGGCGCGGCAGTCATCTTCACAAAATTGGATCTCCGCGGGGCATACAACCTGGTACGGATTCGTGAcggggacgagtggaagacggCCTTCCGAACCCGCTTCGGACATTTTgaatatctggtcatgcccttcgggctttGTAACGCCCCTGCCACATTTCAACATTTTGTGAACGACATCTTCAGAGACTACCTCGACCTTTTTGTTATTGTgtacctggacgacatcctcatcttctccccttccctaaGCAAACATCGGGAACATGTGAGGTGTGTACTCGGCCGCCTACGATTGCATGGACTTTATGCAAAACCCGAGAAGTGTGAGTTCGAGCGCCAGGACATACAGTTCCTGGGTCTCATAATTTCAGTGGAAGGTATCAAAATGGATCCTCAAAAGGTCTCTGCAATCCTTGATTGGCCGGCACCCAAGGACAAAAAGGGTGTCCAGCGTTTTGTCGGCTTCGCAAATTTTTATAGAAAGTTTATCCGAGGGTTCTCCAGTATCATTGCCCCGATAACCAGCCTAACCAAACAAGCCAGTCGATTTCAATGGTCCCCAGAGGCCCAGTCGGCTTTTGAGAAGCTCAAGGACTTGTTCGTATCAGCATCCATCCTCAGACATCCTGACGCTAGCCTGCCCTACATCCTAGAGGTAGACGCTTCAGAAACCGCTGTTGGGGCGATCCTCTCCCAAAGACAGGGCCCCAAGGCTCTCTTACACCCTGTTgcgtttttttcccgcaaatTGTCTGAACCTGAAAGGAACTATGGTGTGGGGGACCGGGAACTGCTGGCAATCAAGGCCGCCCTGGAAGAGTGGCGATACCTTCTGGAAGGCGCAGCCCATCCGATCCTGATATATACTGACCACAAGAATCTTGAGTACCTCAAATCTGCTAAAAGACTAAAACCACGTCAGGCCAGGTGGGCATTATTCTTCACAAGATTTGTGTTCCACATAACGTACAGACCTGGGTCAAAGAATTCCAAGCCCGATGCCCTTTCCCGTATGTATGGTGACTCAGAAATCTCTACTCCTCCGGACACCATCTTGTCCTTCAAAAACTTCTTGCTTCTTCAagaagacctgctatcgcaaatcAAGCAAGCCTCTTCCAGCCTTCCTCCCCTACCGAGTTTGGATCTTCAGCTGAAGGATGGGTTGTTGTGGCATCAAGACAGAATTTTTGTACCTGAAGGTGTACGGGTCACCGTCCTAAGGTTTTGTCATGATCACAAGCTGGCCGGTCATTTTGGGGTGCACAAAACATCAGAGTTGTTACAGCGTACGTTCTGGTGGCCCCAACTTTTAACAGATTGCAGGAAATACGTGGAGTCTTGTGCCACTTGTATACGGAACAAGGGAAGTAAGTCTAGAGCCTGGGGATTACTGAAGCCACTGTCGGTACCAGAAAGACCCTGGAagatgatctccatggatttcatcGTTGAACTTCCCCGGTCGGAGGGCTTTACCACCATCTTTGTGGTGGTGGATAGACTCTCCAAAATGGCTCACTTTTTGCCCATGAGGGGCACACCCTCTGCTTCCGAAACAGCAAGGATGTTCATCAAAGAAATTGTGAGACTCCACGGGGTCCCTGCAAATATTGTATCCGACCGGGGGGTACAATTTACGTCCAGGTTTTGGAGAGCACTCTGCGAAGCCCTTAATATCGGCCTGTCGTTCTCCTCAGCGTACCACCCGCAGTCGAACGGTCAGACGGAGAGAACTAATCAGACTGTTGAACAATACCTACGCTGTTTCTCTTCCTTTTCCCAAGAAGATTGGGCTTCCTTGCTGCCCCTAGCCGAGTTTGCGTATAATAACTCTATTCACTCCGCCACAAGACAATCTCCGTTTTATGCAAACTACGGCTTCCACCCCTTGTTCATGTCTAACTCCGTCCCTGAAAGTACGGTACCCGCGGTCCAGGAGACTTTGAACTTTTTCAGCACCAACAATAAGATTCTGCAGGAGACCATGACCAAGACGCAGGAGTATAACAAAGAGGTGTttgacaggaaaaggaggggggagctTAACCTAGAACCAGGAGACCAAGTGTGGCTATCCACTCAAAACCTGAAACTGGCATGTCCATCAAAGAAATTGGGTCCAAAATTTTTGGGTCCCTTTCCCGTCAAGAGGAAAATCAATAACGTGGCGTATGAATTGGAACTGCCTGAATCCTTCCGCATCCATCCAGTGTTCCACGTCACTCTTCTCAAACCTGACGTCCCTGATCCTTTCCCTCAGAGGGACACCGGGCCTCCTGAACCAGTTCTAGTCGACGGTGAGGAAGAGTTTGAGGTGGAAGCTATCCTGGACTGTAGGAAGAGAGGCGGCCAGATCCAGTTCTTAGTGAAATGGAAGGGCTATGGACCCGAAGATAATTCATGGGAACCAGAATGTAACATCCATGCGGAGAGATTGGTCCAGTCCTTTAAAGATGCTCATCCTCTTAAGTTgtctcagttgggcatccggaggctgcccattggaggggggcaatgtcatgaacaatctcggccactagatggcagcagcggCACTTTGGCGCGCGCGGGCGCGCGCACTCGCAATCGCGGCGCAATCGCGGCACACTCGCGCACC CCAGTAccgaaagtaaatttttcctgtTTTGGGCGACCAGTTGGGAACTAA